The proteins below are encoded in one region of Citrobacter enshiensis:
- a CDS encoding type II toxin-antitoxin system VapC family toxin yields MAKGSALFDTNILIDLFSGRGEAKQALDAWPPQNAISLITWMEVLVGARKYNQEHRTRVAMSAFNIIGVSQEIAERSVVLRQDYGLKLPDAIILATAQIHRLELVTRNTKDFAGIPGVVTPYEL; encoded by the coding sequence ATGGCTAAAGGATCGGCACTTTTTGACACCAATATTTTAATCGATTTGTTCAGCGGGCGAGGGGAAGCAAAGCAAGCGCTGGACGCATGGCCGCCGCAGAATGCGATAAGCCTCATCACCTGGATGGAAGTGCTGGTTGGCGCCAGGAAATACAATCAGGAACATCGCACACGGGTTGCGATGAGCGCATTTAACATCATTGGTGTTTCGCAGGAGATTGCTGAGCGAAGCGTTGTTCTACGGCAGGATTATGGACTGAAGCTTCCGGATGCCATTATTCTGGCTACCGCACAGATTCACCGTCTTGAACTGGTCACGCGCAATACGAAGGATTTTGCGGGAATACCTGGCGTCGTGACGCCCTATGAACTGTAA
- a CDS encoding CopG family transcriptional regulator has protein sequence MMTGLDMGRILLDLSDEVIKRLDDLKVQRNLPRAELLREAVEQYLERQDQAETTISNALGLWQGCEEDGVEYQRKLREEW, from the coding sequence ATAATGACTGGACTGGATATGGGCAGAATTTTACTCGATTTATCTGATGAAGTGATTAAACGGCTGGACGATCTCAAGGTGCAGCGCAATCTTCCGCGTGCCGAACTGTTACGGGAAGCGGTTGAGCAGTATCTGGAAAGACAGGATCAGGCAGAAACAACAATTTCTAACGCACTTGGCCTGTGGCAAGGCTGTGAAGAAGATGGCGTTGAATACCAGCGCAAACTTCGCGAGGAGTGGTAA
- the fdhD gene encoding formate dehydrogenase accessory sulfurtransferase FdhD translates to MNKIHPEEVQNVTCVTGSRQVTLWKREDLQHPQPDEVAEEVPVALVYNGISHVVMMASPKDLEHFAMGFSLSEGIIDHPRDIYGMEVVPSCNGLEVQVELSSRRFMGLKERRRALAGRTGCGVCGVEQLNDIGKPVQPLPFTQRFDLANLDHALRHLSDFQPIGQLTGCTHAAAWVLPSGHLAGGHEDVGRHVALDKLLGRRGREDDTWKSGAALVSSRASYEMVQKSAMCGVEILFAVSAATTLAIEVAERCNLTLVGFCKPGRATIYTHPQRLIAE, encoded by the coding sequence GTGAATAAGATACATCCCGAAGAGGTTCAAAACGTGACGTGCGTCACAGGTTCTCGCCAGGTGACCTTATGGAAACGTGAGGATTTACAACATCCTCAGCCGGATGAGGTAGCTGAAGAAGTGCCCGTCGCGTTGGTATACAACGGGATTTCTCACGTCGTGATGATGGCTTCTCCAAAAGATCTTGAGCACTTCGCGATGGGCTTTTCGCTTTCTGAAGGCATTATCGACCACCCGCGCGATATTTATGGGATGGAGGTTGTACCTTCCTGCAATGGCCTTGAAGTCCAGGTCGAACTCTCCAGCCGCCGTTTCATGGGGCTGAAAGAACGCCGCCGGGCATTGGCCGGGAGAACCGGTTGCGGGGTTTGTGGCGTTGAGCAACTCAACGACATCGGTAAACCCGTTCAACCTCTGCCATTTACCCAGAGGTTTGACCTTGCGAACCTTGATCATGCCCTCAGGCATCTGAGCGATTTTCAGCCGATTGGGCAGCTCACCGGGTGTACTCACGCCGCGGCATGGGTTCTGCCCTCCGGTCATCTGGCTGGGGGACATGAGGATGTGGGTCGACACGTTGCACTGGATAAACTGCTGGGTCGGCGTGGCAGGGAAGATGACACCTGGAAAAGTGGTGCCGCGCTGGTTTCCAGTCGCGCCAGCTATGAGATGGTGCAAAAGTCAGCGATGTGCGGCGTCGAGATCCTGTTCGCCGTTTCCGCCGCCACCACGCTCGCGATTGAAGTCGCCGAGCGCTGTAATTTGACGCTGGTGGGTTTTTGCAAACCGGGCAGAGCGACGATTTATACCCATCCACAGCGATTGATTGCTGAGTAA
- a CDS encoding alpha/beta hydrolase, translating to MALEKGIAEQVAAFIAAGRPSSRQQSIDDRRAGYIASSVLAGETESRVHIQTIEREGITFRVYSPLRGSTILPTIIYYHGGCFVSGGFATHDKQLRQLAFYGECRVIAVQYRLAPEHSFPAAHDDALKGADLIWQHAELFGVDKHRITLAGDSAGGHLALVTALRLKATGEWQPAQLILIYPMLDATAYFESYTRNGLDYIITRDTLLSGYEMYLPGIDRHHPEASPLWRDDFNGLPPVHIITAEFDPLCDEGEALYQRMTEQGVACTCQRYLGVIHGFFQLGGISLAAREVIRNVALKAGR from the coding sequence ATGGCACTGGAAAAAGGTATTGCTGAGCAAGTTGCCGCGTTTATCGCAGCGGGTCGCCCCTCTTCACGTCAACAGAGTATTGATGATCGGAGGGCGGGGTACATCGCCAGTTCAGTCCTGGCGGGAGAGACTGAATCACGCGTCCATATCCAGACTATCGAACGGGAGGGGATAACGTTTCGCGTCTATTCGCCGCTTCGTGGTTCCACGATTCTGCCCACGATTATCTACTACCACGGTGGCTGTTTTGTTAGCGGTGGCTTTGCCACTCATGACAAACAGCTACGCCAGTTGGCGTTCTATGGCGAATGTCGGGTGATCGCCGTCCAGTATCGACTGGCACCAGAACACTCTTTTCCCGCTGCCCATGATGACGCGCTAAAAGGGGCAGACCTGATCTGGCAACATGCCGAACTGTTTGGCGTGGATAAGCATCGTATCACTCTGGCGGGCGATAGCGCGGGTGGGCACCTGGCGTTGGTGACAGCCTTACGGCTCAAGGCGACTGGTGAGTGGCAACCTGCGCAGCTTATCCTGATTTACCCCATGCTCGACGCAACGGCTTACTTTGAAAGCTATACCCGTAATGGACTGGATTACATCATCACCCGCGATACGCTGCTTAGCGGTTATGAGATGTACCTGCCGGGCATCGATCGCCACCATCCGGAAGCCAGCCCGCTGTGGCGAGATGATTTCAATGGCCTGCCGCCTGTTCATATCATTACTGCAGAATTCGACCCGCTATGCGACGAAGGGGAAGCGCTTTATCAGAGAATGACAGAGCAAGGCGTAGCGTGTACCTGCCAGCGCTATCTCGGAGTCATTCATGGCTTCTTTCAGTTGGGTGGCATCAGCCTGGCGGCACGGGAAGTCATACGGAATGTGGCATTGAAGGCGGGAAGGTAA
- the fdxH gene encoding formate dehydrogenase subunit beta: MAYQSQDIIRRSATNGFTPAPQARDHQEEVAKLIDVTTCIGCKACQVACSEWNDIRDEIGSNVGVYDNPADLTAKSWTVMRFSEVEQDDKLEWLIRKDGCMHCADPGCLKACPAEGAIIQYANGIVDFQSEQCIGCGYCIAGCPFDVPRLNPEDNRVYKCTLCVDRVNVGQEPACVKTCPTGAIHFGTKEDMKTLASERVAELKTRGYDNAGLYDPAGVGGTHVMYVLHHADKPNLYHGLPENPEISATVKFWKGIWKPLAAVGFAATFAASIFHYVGVGPNRTEEEDDNLHEENDEVRK, from the coding sequence ATGGCTTATCAATCGCAAGACATTATCCGTCGTTCCGCGACTAACGGTTTCACCCCCGCGCCTCAGGCGCGGGACCATCAGGAAGAGGTGGCGAAGCTTATTGACGTCACCACCTGTATCGGCTGCAAAGCCTGTCAGGTGGCCTGTTCTGAGTGGAACGATATTCGTGATGAAATCGGTAGCAACGTCGGGGTGTATGACAACCCGGCGGATTTAACCGCCAAATCCTGGACGGTGATGCGCTTCTCGGAAGTAGAGCAGGACGACAAACTGGAATGGCTGATCCGCAAAGACGGCTGTATGCACTGCGCCGATCCGGGCTGCCTGAAGGCGTGTCCGGCAGAAGGCGCGATCATTCAGTACGCCAACGGCATCGTCGACTTCCAGTCTGAGCAGTGCATCGGCTGCGGCTACTGCATTGCTGGCTGCCCGTTCGACGTGCCGCGACTGAATCCGGAAGACAACCGCGTCTACAAATGTACGCTGTGTGTTGACCGTGTGAACGTCGGGCAAGAACCGGCCTGTGTAAAAACATGTCCGACGGGTGCGATTCACTTTGGCACCAAAGAGGATATGAAAACGCTGGCGAGCGAACGCGTGGCTGAACTGAAAACGCGTGGCTACGACAATGCGGGTCTGTACGATCCGGCAGGCGTTGGCGGTACGCACGTGATGTACGTGCTGCACCATGCCGACAAGCCGAATCTGTACCACGGTCTGCCGGAGAACCCGGAAATCAGCGCGACCGTGAAATTCTGGAAAGGCATCTGGAAACCTCTCGCAGCGGTCGGCTTTGCCGCGACCTTTGCCGCCAGTATCTTCCACTACGTTGGCGTAGGTCCGAACCGTACGGAAGAGGAAGATGACAATCTGCACGAAGAGAATGACGAGGTGCGCAAATGA
- the dtd gene encoding D-aminoacyl-tRNA deacylase, which yields MIALIQRVTRASVTVEGEVTGEIGPGLLVLLGVEKDDDELKANRLCERVLGYRIFSDAEGKMNLNVQQAGGSVLVVSQFTLAADTERGMRPSFSKGAAPDRAEALYEYFVERCRQQEMNTQTGRFAADMQVSLVNDGPVTFWLQV from the coding sequence ATGATTGCATTAATTCAGCGCGTAACCCGTGCCAGCGTCACCGTGGAGGGAGAGGTGACGGGTGAAATCGGCCCAGGACTTTTAGTGTTATTGGGTGTCGAAAAGGATGATGACGAACTGAAAGCGAATCGCTTGTGCGAACGCGTACTGGGATATCGAATTTTCAGCGATGCCGAAGGCAAGATGAATCTGAACGTGCAGCAGGCAGGAGGCAGCGTGCTGGTGGTTTCGCAGTTTACGCTGGCAGCCGATACCGAACGCGGCATGCGTCCGAGTTTCTCGAAGGGGGCCGCGCCGGATCGCGCAGAAGCGCTATATGAATACTTTGTTGAGCGTTGCCGCCAACAGGAAATGAACACGCAAACCGGGCGTTTCGCTGCCGATATGCAGGTTTCGCTGGTTAATGATGGCCCCGTGACGTTCTGGTTACAGGTATGA
- the fdoI gene encoding formate dehydrogenase cytochrome b556 subunit yields MKRRDTIVRYSAPERINHWVTAFCFILAAVSGLGFFFPSFNWLMQIMGTPQLARILHPFVGVIMFASFIIMFFRYWHHNLINRDDIFWAKNIRKIVVNEEVGDTGRYNFGQKCVFWAAIIFLVLLLVSGVIIWRPYFAPAFSIPVIRFALMLHSFAAVALIVVIMVHIYAALWVKGTITAMVEGWVTKSWAKKHHPRWYREVRQKQEKSSE; encoded by the coding sequence ATGAAACGACGTGACACCATCGTGCGCTACTCCGCGCCGGAACGTATCAACCACTGGGTCACCGCCTTCTGCTTCATCCTGGCGGCGGTGAGCGGGCTGGGGTTCTTCTTCCCCTCCTTCAACTGGCTGATGCAGATCATGGGCACTCCACAACTGGCGCGAATTCTGCACCCGTTTGTTGGCGTGATCATGTTTGCCTCGTTCATCATCATGTTTTTCCGTTACTGGCACCACAATCTAATCAATCGGGATGATATCTTTTGGGCGAAGAATATTCGTAAGATTGTCGTCAACGAGGAAGTAGGTGACACCGGGCGGTATAACTTCGGTCAGAAATGCGTTTTCTGGGCGGCGATTATCTTCCTGGTACTGTTGCTGGTGAGCGGTGTGATCATCTGGCGTCCGTACTTTGCGCCTGCTTTCTCAATCCCGGTGATCCGATTCGCGTTAATGCTGCATTCATTTGCCGCAGTGGCGTTAATTGTGGTTATCATGGTGCATATTTACGCCGCCCTTTGGGTGAAAGGCACCATTACCGCGATGGTGGAAGGATGGGTAACCAAATCGTGGGCGAAGAAACATCACCCGCGCTGGTACCGTGAAGTTCGCCAGAAACAGGAAAAGTCATCTGAATGA
- the fabY gene encoding fatty acid biosynthesis protein FabY, translating into MYHLRVPQTEEELERYYQFRWEMLRKPLHQPKGSERDAWDAMAHHQMVVDEEGNLVAVGRLYINADNEASIRFMAVDPAVQEKGLGTLMAMTLESVARQEGVKRVTCSAREDAVEFFAKLGFVNQGEITTPQTTPVRHFLMIKPVATLDDILHRGDWCGQLQSAWYEHIPLSEKMGVRIQQYTGQKFITTMPEMGNQNPHKTLFAGSLFSLATLTGWGLIWLMLRERHLGGTIILADAHIRYSKPISGKPSAVADLGSLSGDLDRLARGRKARVQMQVELFGDDAPGVVFEGTYIVLPAKPFGAYEEGGNEEE; encoded by the coding sequence ATGTATCACCTTCGAGTACCGCAAACAGAAGAAGAATTAGAGCGTTACTATCAGTTTCGCTGGGAGATGCTGCGTAAACCCCTACATCAGCCAAAAGGCTCCGAACGTGATGCCTGGGATGCCATGGCGCATCATCAGATGGTCGTGGACGAAGAGGGGAATCTGGTCGCTGTTGGCAGGCTGTATATCAATGCCGACAACGAAGCCTCCATCCGCTTTATGGCTGTTGATCCTGCGGTGCAAGAGAAGGGGCTGGGAACATTGATGGCGATGACCCTGGAGTCCGTGGCGCGCCAGGAAGGGGTAAAACGCGTTACCTGTAGCGCCCGTGAAGATGCGGTCGAATTTTTCGCCAAACTGGGTTTTGTTAATCAGGGCGAAATTACCACACCGCAAACCACGCCGGTTCGACACTTTTTAATGATTAAGCCTGTTGCCACACTGGATGACATTCTGCATCGCGGCGACTGGTGCGGGCAGCTACAGAGTGCCTGGTATGAGCACATCCCTCTGAGTGAGAAAATGGGGGTGCGTATTCAGCAGTACACCGGGCAAAAATTTATCACCACCATGCCTGAAATGGGCAACCAGAATCCGCATAAAACCTTATTTGCCGGAAGTCTTTTTTCTCTGGCAACGCTGACGGGGTGGGGACTTATTTGGTTAATGCTGCGCGAACGCCATCTTGGCGGCACTATTATTCTTGCTGATGCCCATATTCGTTACAGCAAGCCCATCAGCGGCAAACCGAGTGCCGTCGCTGATTTAGGCTCATTGAGCGGCGATCTGGATCGTCTGGCAAGAGGCCGCAAAGCGCGCGTCCAGATGCAGGTGGAACTCTTCGGTGATGACGCGCCGGGCGTGGTGTTTGAAGGCACTTACATTGTGCTACCCGCGAAGCCGTTTGGCGCGTACGAAGAGGGCGGTAACGAGGAAGAGTAG
- the fdhE gene encoding formate dehydrogenase accessory protein FdhE — MSIRIIPQDELGSSEKRTADMIPPLLFPRLKNVYNRRAERLRELAENNPLGDYLRFAALIAHAQEVVLYDHPLEIDLTARIKEANEQGKPPLDIHVLPRDKHWQKLLLSLIAELKPEMNGPALAVIENLEKASSQELEMMASALFASDFSLVSSDKAPFIWAALSLYWAQMASLIPGKARAEYGEQRQFCPVCGSMPVSSMVQIGTTQGLRYLHCNLCETEWHVVRVKCSNCEQSRDLHYWSLDNEQAAIKAESCGDCGTYLKILYQEKDPKVEAVADDLASLILDARMEQEGFARSSINPFLFPGEGE, encoded by the coding sequence ATGAGTATTCGCATAATCCCGCAAGATGAGCTGGGTTCGAGCGAAAAACGCACGGCGGATATGATTCCGCCGTTGTTATTCCCCAGACTCAAAAATGTATATAACCGCCGCGCTGAACGTCTGCGCGAGCTGGCCGAGAATAACCCACTGGGCGATTACCTGCGCTTTGCCGCGCTGATCGCGCATGCCCAGGAAGTGGTGCTGTACGATCATCCGTTAGAGATAGATCTCACTGCACGCATCAAAGAGGCAAATGAGCAGGGTAAGCCTCCACTGGATATTCACGTTTTACCGCGTGATAAACACTGGCAGAAACTCCTGCTTTCGCTGATTGCCGAGCTGAAACCCGAAATGAACGGCCCGGCACTGGCGGTGATTGAGAATCTGGAGAAAGCGTCCTCTCAGGAACTGGAAATGATGGCCAGCGCGCTGTTTGCCTCTGACTTCTCGTTAGTGAGCAGTGATAAAGCGCCGTTTATCTGGGCCGCACTGTCGCTTTACTGGGCGCAAATGGCGAGCCTGATTCCGGGGAAAGCCCGTGCGGAATATGGCGAGCAACGCCAGTTCTGCCCGGTGTGCGGCTCAATGCCGGTCTCCAGCATGGTGCAAATTGGCACCACCCAGGGCCTGCGTTACCTGCACTGCAACCTGTGTGAAACCGAGTGGCACGTGGTCCGCGTGAAATGCAGCAACTGCGAACAGAGCCGCGATTTGCACTACTGGTCTCTCGATAACGAGCAGGCAGCGATTAAAGCGGAAAGCTGCGGTGACTGTGGCACTTACCTGAAGATTCTTTATCAGGAAAAAGACCCGAAAGTAGAAGCCGTTGCCGACGACCTCGCCTCACTGATACTGGACGCACGTATGGAGCAAGAGGGCTTTGCCCGCAGTTCCATCAACCCGTTCCTGTTCCCAGGAGAGGGGGAGTAA
- the fdnG gene encoding formate dehydrogenase-N subunit alpha → MQVSRRQFFKICAGGMAGTTAAALGFAPGVALAETRQYKLLRTRETRNTCTYCSVGCGLLMYSLGDGAKNAKASIFHIEGDPDHPVNRGALCPKGAGLVDFIHSESRLKFPEYRAPGSDKWQQISWDEAFDRIAKLMKEDRDANYVAQNAEGVTVNRWLSTGMLCASASSNETGYLTQKFSRALGMLAVDNQARVUHGPTVASLAPTFGRGAMTNHWVDIKNANLIVVMGGNAAEAHPVGFRWAMEAKIHNGAKLIVIDPRFTRTASVADFYAPIRSGTDIAFLSGVMLYLLNNEKFNREYTEAYTNASLIVREDYGFDDGLFTGYDADKRKYDKTSWNYELDENGFAKRDTTLQHPRCVWNLLKQHVSRYTPDVVENICGTPKADFLKVCEYIAETSAKDKTASFLYALGWTQHSVGAQNIRTMAMIQLLLGNMGMAGGGVNALRGHSNIQGLTDLGLLSQSLPGYMTLPSEKQTDLQTYLAASTPKPLLEGQVNYWGNYPKFFVSMMKAFFGDKATAENSWGFDWLPKWDKGYDVLQYFEMMSQGKVNGYICQGFNPVASFPNKNKVVASLSKLKFLVTIDPLNTETSTFWQNHGESNDVDPSKIQTEVFRLPSTCFAEENGSIVNSGRWLQWHWKGADAPGIAATDGEILAGIFLRLRKMYAEQGGANPEQVLSMSWNYSTPHEPASEEVAMESNGKALADIIDPATGAVIVKKGQQLSSFAQLRDDGTTSSGCWIFAGSWTPEGNQMARRDNADPSGLGNTLGWAWAWPLNRRILYNRASADPQGNPWDPKRQILKWDGAKWSGMDIPDYSAAAPGSNVGPFIMQPEGMGRLFAIDKMAEGPFPEHYEPFETPLGTNPLHPNVISNPAARIFKGDEEALGKADKFPYVGTTYRLTEHFHYWTKHALLNAIAQPEQFVEIGEKLANKLGIAHGDTVKVSSNRGYIKAKAVVTKRIRTLKANGKDIDTIGIPIHWGYEGVAKKGFIANTLTPFVGDANTQTPEFKSFLVNVEKV, encoded by the coding sequence ATGCAGGTCAGCAGAAGGCAGTTCTTTAAGATCTGCGCTGGCGGTATGGCAGGCACCACGGCAGCGGCACTGGGCTTCGCGCCCGGCGTAGCGCTCGCGGAAACACGGCAATATAAACTGCTGCGCACCCGCGAAACCCGTAACACCTGCACTTACTGTTCCGTCGGCTGTGGGCTGTTAATGTACAGTCTCGGCGATGGAGCTAAAAACGCCAAAGCATCTATCTTCCACATCGAAGGCGATCCGGACCATCCGGTAAACCGCGGTGCGCTCTGCCCGAAAGGGGCTGGTCTGGTGGACTTCATTCACTCAGAAAGCCGCCTGAAGTTCCCGGAATACCGTGCACCAGGCTCTGATAAGTGGCAACAAATCAGTTGGGATGAGGCATTTGACCGCATCGCCAAACTAATGAAAGAAGACCGCGACGCCAACTACGTTGCACAAAACGCCGAAGGCGTTACCGTTAACCGCTGGCTCTCCACCGGGATGCTGTGCGCATCCGCTTCCAGTAACGAAACCGGCTATTTAACACAAAAATTCTCCCGCGCGCTGGGTATGCTCGCGGTCGACAACCAGGCGCGCGTCTGACACGGACCAACGGTAGCAAGTCTTGCTCCAACATTTGGTCGCGGTGCGATGACCAACCACTGGGTCGACATCAAGAACGCCAACCTGATCGTGGTGATGGGCGGTAATGCCGCTGAAGCTCACCCTGTAGGTTTCCGCTGGGCGATGGAAGCCAAAATTCACAACGGCGCGAAGCTGATTGTGATTGATCCTCGTTTCACGCGTACAGCGTCGGTGGCCGATTTCTATGCGCCAATCCGTTCCGGTACTGACATTGCCTTCTTGTCAGGCGTCATGCTGTACCTGCTGAACAACGAAAAATTCAACCGCGAATATACCGAAGCCTATACCAACGCCAGCCTGATCGTGCGTGAAGATTATGGCTTCGACGATGGCCTGTTTACCGGCTATGACGCGGACAAACGCAAGTACGATAAAACCAGCTGGAACTACGAGCTGGACGAAAACGGCTTCGCTAAACGCGATACCACTCTGCAACACCCGCGTTGCGTATGGAACCTGCTGAAACAGCACGTCTCCCGCTACACGCCGGACGTGGTGGAAAACATCTGTGGTACGCCGAAAGCCGACTTCCTGAAAGTGTGTGAGTACATCGCAGAAACCAGCGCGAAAGACAAAACCGCTTCGTTCCTGTATGCCCTCGGCTGGACCCAGCACTCCGTTGGCGCGCAGAACATCCGCACCATGGCGATGATCCAGTTGCTGCTCGGCAACATGGGGATGGCAGGCGGCGGCGTTAACGCCCTGCGTGGTCACTCAAACATTCAGGGTCTGACCGACCTTGGCCTGTTGTCACAGAGCCTGCCGGGCTACATGACGCTGCCAAGCGAGAAGCAAACTGACCTGCAAACCTACCTTGCCGCCAGCACACCAAAACCGCTGCTGGAAGGCCAGGTGAACTACTGGGGCAACTATCCGAAATTCTTCGTCTCAATGATGAAGGCCTTCTTTGGTGATAAAGCGACAGCCGAAAACAGCTGGGGCTTTGACTGGTTGCCGAAGTGGGACAAGGGCTACGACGTTCTGCAGTATTTCGAGATGATGAGCCAGGGCAAGGTCAACGGCTATATCTGCCAGGGCTTTAACCCAGTTGCTTCATTCCCGAACAAAAACAAAGTCGTAGCGTCACTCTCCAAACTGAAGTTCCTGGTGACCATCGACCCGCTCAACACTGAGACGTCCACCTTCTGGCAAAACCATGGTGAGTCGAACGACGTTGATCCGTCAAAAATCCAGACTGAAGTGTTCCGTCTGCCGTCCACCTGCTTTGCCGAAGAGAACGGTTCTATCGTGAACTCCGGTCGTTGGCTGCAGTGGCACTGGAAAGGCGCGGATGCCCCAGGGATTGCCGCAACCGATGGTGAAATCCTCGCCGGTATCTTCCTGCGCCTGCGCAAGATGTACGCCGAACAGGGTGGTGCGAACCCGGAACAAGTGCTGAGCATGAGCTGGAACTACTCCACGCCACATGAGCCGGCTTCGGAAGAAGTGGCGATGGAGAGTAACGGTAAGGCGCTGGCCGATATCATCGACCCGGCAACGGGTGCCGTGATCGTCAAGAAAGGCCAACAGCTCAGTTCGTTCGCGCAACTGCGTGACGACGGCACCACCTCCAGCGGTTGCTGGATCTTCGCCGGTAGCTGGACGCCGGAAGGCAACCAGATGGCGCGTCGCGATAACGCCGACCCGTCAGGTCTCGGCAATACGCTGGGCTGGGCGTGGGCGTGGCCGCTTAACCGTCGCATTCTGTATAACCGCGCTTCCGCTGACCCGCAGGGCAACCCGTGGGATCCAAAACGTCAGATCCTGAAATGGGACGGCGCAAAATGGAGCGGGATGGATATTCCGGACTACAGCGCCGCCGCACCGGGCAGCAATGTCGGGCCGTTTATCATGCAACCGGAAGGGATGGGACGCCTGTTTGCTATCGATAAGATGGCGGAAGGACCGTTCCCGGAACACTACGAGCCGTTTGAAACGCCGCTGGGCACGAACCCGCTGCACCCGAACGTTATCTCCAACCCTGCCGCTCGTATCTTTAAAGGCGACGAAGAGGCGCTGGGTAAAGCCGATAAATTCCCGTATGTCGGGACCACGTATCGTCTGACCGAGCACTTCCACTACTGGACCAAGCATGCGCTGCTTAACGCTATCGCACAGCCGGAACAGTTCGTGGAGATCGGCGAGAAGCTGGCGAATAAACTCGGCATCGCTCATGGCGATACCGTGAAGGTCTCTTCCAACCGTGGCTACATCAAAGCCAAGGCGGTGGTGACCAAGCGTATTCGCACGCTGAAAGCAAACGGTAAGGATATCGATACCATCGGTATTCCTATTCACTGGGGCTACGAGGGCGTGGCGAAGAAAGGCTTTATCGCCAATACGTTGACGCCGTTCGTCGGTGATGCGAACACGCAGACACCGGAATTTAAGTCCTTCCTGGTGAACGTGGAAAAGGTGTAA